The region AGCTATTTTTTTCAACATATCTATTTGAGTGTAAAATTTTTCGGTCATTTGCTGGGTAGGAAACATTTTGCCCATTTTTTCACTAGCAGCTCGGGAATTTTTGGGTCTAGGGTTTTCTTGTGTATATTTGCCTGTTAATAGTCCTTGTGCCAAAGGTGAATATACCATTAAACCTAAACCTTCTTGTTCACAAACTCCCATCACATCTATTTCTAAAGACCTGTTGAGCATGTTGTAAACGGGCTGATTGGAAATAGGTTTACGCCAATTATTTTTTTCACAAATTCGTATAGCATTGAGAATTTGTACTGCACTCCATTGGCTTACCCCCCAATAGAGAATTTTACCCTCTTCTATCAAACGGTGCATAGCGTAGCAAGTTTCTTCTAAAGGAGTGTCTATGTCATATCTGTGGCATTGATATAGGTCAATATAGTCTGTATGTAGGCGCATCAAGCTGGCTTCACATGCGTTGCGTATATGTCTTGCGGATAGCCCTTGCGACATAAAATGGTCGCTCATAGGACCGAATACTTTTGTAGCTAGTACAATTTCGTGTCTGTTTTTAGTTTTGAGGTAATTTCCAATTATGCGTTCTGCTTCTCCTCTGTTATATACATCTGCGGTATCAATTACGTTTATACCTAAGTCTATGGCTGTATCCAAGCATCGGAATGCCGTAGTATCCTCTACGCCAAAACCGTACGTCAGCCAACTTCCTATGCTTATTTGACTGCAAATCAAGCCTGATTTTCCTAAGTTTTTGTATTTCATATAGAGGGCAAAAATATGCAGATTATAGAATACATTTGCAGCTAAGCTTAACGG is a window of Bacteroidia bacterium DNA encoding:
- a CDS encoding aldo/keto reductase family protein — translated: MKYKNLGKSGLICSQISIGSWLTYGFGVEDTTAFRCLDTAIDLGINVIDTADVYNRGEAERIIGNYLKTKNRHEIVLATKVFGPMSDHFMSQGLSARHIRNACEASLMRLHTDYIDLYQCHRYDIDTPLEETCYAMHRLIEEGKILYWGVSQWSAVQILNAIRICEKNNWRKPISNQPVYNMLNRSLEIDVMGVCEQEGLGLMVYSPLAQGLLTGKYTQENPRPKNSRAASEKMGKMFPTQQMTEKFYTQIDMLKKIAAELGCTLAQLALAWCLRKTPVTSCIIGATQPEQIEENVKAVEIILSAEIIQEIENILDNHPRDQYTGALIGHGIIKRGY